DNA from Chryseomicrobium sp. FSL W7-1435:
ATCAACAAAATACTCCACTTGATTTGCAAATTCTTCAAAAGAATTGATTTTTCGCATCATGTATTGCACGACACAAATTCGCACCGGATAACTCGTGCGGAAGTGGCGTTTTGATAGTGGAATATAATCGACATTATTCCATTCCATCAAAGTTGCAAATTTACCGGAAGCTTTGTCATCAGGTAAATAGTTTGGATTAATACGCATCAATGTGAATCCATTCATCAACTGGAAGGTTAGCACTGGGTCATAAATTTTATGGCGGGATACAGACGTCACATATTCACGAGGTGACATCTCCTCAGAATATTTGTGATAGTTCGGGATGCGTCCTCCGATAATAATAGACTTCAAGTTATACTGTCGTGCGATATCTTTCCGTCCTTCATATAATCGCTGTCCAACCTTCATACGTCGGTACTCAGGGTGAACCATCACTTCAATGCCGTAAAGATTGTAGCCATCTGGATTATGATTGGTAATATACCCACCATCCGTAACATCCGACCAAGAATGACGATCATCGTACTCATCAAAGTTAATGATTAAGCTAGAACATGAGCCGATAACAATACCGTCCAGTTCTGCAACCAGCTGTCCATCTGGGAATACGGTCAGATGGCTTCTTAAATGTTCGACTTTCCACGGCTCCATGCCAGGGAATGAGAGACGCTGCATTTCTAAAATTGAATCTATGTCAGCAAAAGTCATCGGGCGGATGATCATATGCTTTTCAAATTGGGTGGAATCGAATTCTTCTTTCACACAAAGCCCTCCTTCAACACGTTATCCCTCATTATACCGTGTCGTGCAAGAGGTTGAAAATAATTTACTTGATAACAGGGAAAGTCTATACTTGAAAAGAAACTGACTTGCTGAAAGGAACCACCTTACTATGAAGAAAAAGACTGAAAATGCATTGCTCGGTATCTTTGGACTTTCGTTGATTGCAACGCTTGGATCGCTCTATTTTTCAGAAATACGCGGTTTTGAGCCTTGCGAAATGTGTTGGTACCAACGAATCCTGATGTATCCACTCGTTGTCATCGCTGGGGTTGCCATTTATCAAAAGAATGGCCAAATCGCATTGACGACATTAGTGTTTTCGACAATTGGAGCACTTACAAGCGGCTATCATTACGCGATTCAAAAAATTGATTTCTTTGGAGAACGTGCACCCGAATGTGGACTTGTGTCTTGCACGGGAGAATACATCAATTACTTAGGGTTCATTACCATTCCTTTTTTAGCGCTTGTCGCTTTCCTAGGAATAGCCGTACTTAGCTTTATCATTCTAAAAGACATCAAGGAGGAAAAAGCGTCATGAAAAAACTACTAATTTTCGGAGGCGTTATCGTAGCCGCTTTCGTATTAATCATTGTGCTTACAAATCTTTCTAATCAGGACAAACTAGCCAATAATCCATATGATACAGATGATTTGTCGCAGTCGACGATTGATTTAATTGATGATGAAAATTATCAAAACATCATTTTACCTGACGAACTTCAAGAGAAATTAGCTGCCAATGAAACGGTCACGGTTTATTTCTTCAGCCCAGAATGTAGCTTCTGTAAAGAAATGACGCCAGTGTTGATGCCTCTTGCAGATCAAGAAGAAGTGGAGATTGTTCAATACAATCTATTAGAATACCCTGAAGGCGGTACAGAGTTTGGTATTAATTCAACACCTACTTTGATTCATTTTGAAGAAGGTGTAGAAGAAATGCGTGCAGTCGGTGGTATGCCTGAAGCCGATATTCTTCGCTTTTTCGATGAAGTCGTAAAAAACTAAGCATTGTAAGGAGTTCTCTATGAAATTTCTCGTAAAATTAACAAGCCCAGTTGCGGTGACGATTGAAGAACTCGTCCGGGAAAATTGGCAATTAGGTAAAAAAACTGTTCACTCTCTTCGCATGCAAAAAGCATTTCAAACGCCAGAAGGCATTGCGCTAGATTGGAATACACCACTAGAAGTTGGACAAGCATTTCAGATTAAATTTGAGGAAGAAGGTTCTTCTTACTTCCCAAGTCCTAAAATTCCTGTCCAGCCATTTTATGAAGACGACCATTTTATGATTGTCGGAAAACCGGCTGGTATCAAAACGCACCCTAACGAAGTGACTGAGACGCAAACACTTATGAATGGTGTCTTTCACTATTTAGATGGAAAAGGACATGGTTATGGTGAGCATGTTCATCGTTTGGACGAAGGAACGAGCGGCTTAGTGTTAATCGCTAAGCATCCAATTGCTAAAAACCTTTTGGATAAGATGCTTGAGAAGAAACAAATCGTCCGTACGTACGAAGCCATCGTTGAAGGTTCTGTGAAGAACAATCAAGGGACTATTAAAACTGCTATTGCTTCTGATAGACACCATCCGAACCGACGTCGAGTCTCACAGACGGGTCAAACCGCTATCACCCATTATCAAGTTGTGGGAAGAAATCCACAGATCACAAAACTTCACATACTTCTAGAGACAGGTCGCACCCATCAAATCCGTGTGCATATGGCACATATTGGCCATCCGATTGTTGGTGATACATTGTATGGCGCAAGAGCAATTACAGCACAACATTATGCATTACAAGCTTTTCGCATTCAGTTCCGTCATCCGATTACGGGCGAGCTCGTCAATGTAGAAATTCCAAGAACCTAATAAAGATCTTGGGACAAAATAAATCAGCAAGTTCTCTAGGTTGAATTCCAGAGAATTTGCTGATTTTTCGTGTATATTGAGTTCCGTTCCGGGGCTGCGTTCCGTGGGCGCGCTGTGAGCCTCCTCGTCGCAGGCTCCTGCGGGGTCTCACATTCCGACTTTTGATCCCACTGGAGTCAACCCCTACACTCCACTCCACTTTCTAAATAGTTCAGCTCTATTACTATATTTTGCTCCAACCTCGTTTTGTATTACACTTCATAAAATTCTTTATAGATTTCTTCTAGTCTACGGTTCACAGGAGTTACGGACTGAATCCCAACTCCCTGTTCTAGCAACCATTTTAAATAGACATCAACAGTAGTTGCTGGATCTGTTAGAATACCGTCTTTTTTCAGTTCATAGGCAAGTCCGCTTTTTTGCAGTAGTTGTTCGATATCTCCGTCATACAAATACTTGATTTCAAAAGCCGTACTTTGATCTGAATCAAGCTTGTCGGTGATTAAATGACCATCCTTGATGAACCAGATTTTATTTGTGAGATCCTCTAAAATATCCAGGTTGTGCGTAGAAACGACAATGCTGATTCCTTGCGCATGCAATGTTCGAATCAGCTGCTTCAACTCAATCGTACTTGTTGGGTCTAACCCATTAAAAGGTTCATCCATTAAAATAATCGAAGGTTTTGTGAGAATGCTGAGCGCTATCAACAAATGTTGCCTCATTCCGTACGAATAGGACTTCACCGGTTGATTCACATACGACCGAATCCCAATCAGCTCAATCACTGCATCAATCTCAGAAGTGGGAATCTCATAAATCGTCGCGACAAATGCCAGGTGATCGTATCCACTCAATTGCATATATAGATAGTTGTCACTAGGAAGAAAGGAAATGTACTTGAAATAGTTCGAATCTGTTGGGTGATAGCCATTTAAAGTGACCTGTCCTTTTTCTATCTCCTCAAGACCTAAAATCGAGCGCATCAGAGTAGACTTTCCTGCCCCGTTTGGCCCAACTAATCCTATAAGCTGTCCTTGTTCAATGGTGAACGAAATTCCCTTTAACACAGGCTTTGTCTTGTACTTTTTCTCTAGGTTTACCACTGTAAGTTCCATCAAGATACCGCCCTTCTTTTCACGAAAAATCCTGCGACAAACAATACACTTCCTGAAAGCACGAGTAGTATTATTCCAACGAAAGGTGTGGCAGACTGTGAAGCCACTTCAATCGTTTTCCAACCATCTACAACTCGCCACGTGTCAAAATAAATGAACGGATTCCACCACTTGACTGATTGTGTTCCTGTCCAGTACCCCACTATGACTAAAACAAGCGTTAAAACGATGGTGACATAATAATTTTTCATCAACTTTCCTAGTAGTGTAAAGAGTCCATTCAAAAAATAGAGTTGGGCGAAAGCTAAAGCAATAGCTATCACCACTAATGTTCCAAGTCCTTTGAAAGAGAAATAAGCCTGGTCAAGAAACGCATAGAAATCCGTTTCGGCTAGTCTCTCAATCGAATAGACAGGTATCGGATAAGCAGACTCACCAAAACTACCAATCAATGTAGCAATACTAAAGACCACCCCACCCACCAGTAGCAGTAAAAGTGATGCGGAAAGTAAATTGTA
Protein-coding regions in this window:
- a CDS encoding RluA family pseudouridine synthase, producing the protein MKFLVKLTSPVAVTIEELVRENWQLGKKTVHSLRMQKAFQTPEGIALDWNTPLEVGQAFQIKFEEEGSSYFPSPKIPVQPFYEDDHFMIVGKPAGIKTHPNEVTETQTLMNGVFHYLDGKGHGYGEHVHRLDEGTSGLVLIAKHPIAKNLLDKMLEKKQIVRTYEAIVEGSVKNNQGTIKTAIASDRHHPNRRRVSQTGQTAITHYQVVGRNPQITKLHILLETGRTHQIRVHMAHIGHPIVGDTLYGARAITAQHYALQAFRIQFRHPITGELVNVEIPRT
- a CDS encoding thioredoxin family protein, with translation MKKLLIFGGVIVAAFVLIIVLTNLSNQDKLANNPYDTDDLSQSTIDLIDDENYQNIILPDELQEKLAANETVTVYFFSPECSFCKEMTPVLMPLADQEEVEIVQYNLLEYPEGGTEFGINSTPTLIHFEEGVEEMRAVGGMPEADILRFFDEVVKN
- a CDS encoding ABC transporter ATP-binding protein, which encodes MELTVVNLEKKYKTKPVLKGISFTIEQGQLIGLVGPNGAGKSTLMRSILGLEEIEKGQVTLNGYHPTDSNYFKYISFLPSDNYLYMQLSGYDHLAFVATIYEIPTSEIDAVIELIGIRSYVNQPVKSYSYGMRQHLLIALSILTKPSIILMDEPFNGLDPTSTIELKQLIRTLHAQGISIVVSTHNLDILEDLTNKIWFIKDGHLITDKLDSDQSTAFEIKYLYDGDIEQLLQKSGLAYELKKDGILTDPATTVDVYLKWLLEQGVGIQSVTPVNRRLEEIYKEFYEV
- a CDS encoding disulfide oxidoreductase, which codes for MKKKTENALLGIFGLSLIATLGSLYFSEIRGFEPCEMCWYQRILMYPLVVIAGVAIYQKNGQIALTTLVFSTIGALTSGYHYAIQKIDFFGERAPECGLVSCTGEYINYLGFITIPFLALVAFLGIAVLSFIILKDIKEEKAS